Proteins encoded together in one Micromonospora kangleipakensis window:
- a CDS encoding helix-turn-helix domain-containing protein, which produces MTDPTTFGARLRAHRERAGKTRPVLGGLVGRSAEWVKALENGRLLPPRLPMLLRLADVLDISDLAELTGDQSLPVASVTRAGHPDVDNVAAAMQRTAVPAGDPTPVDVLRGLVDQAWALWHRSTVERTAVAAVLPGLLADAQRSARRLDGLARRQALVELARVYHLAQLYMAHQPYSELVWLAADRAMLAAQDADDPAVIAVAAWYYAHVYRGANQVDAAEQVLVDAAGLVDPAAGGEQLARWGQAQLGIALGHSKAGRAGKAWRAWDAAEEAASRLGSGYAHPWLMFGPAACAAYAVTIETDLCRAGEAVRRADTADYRALPSHTRRAGALIEAARAHMLHRGEVAVVHLLGRALRESVDTVRHHPYARTFALELSNRPGTVGEDARELALAIGVMG; this is translated from the coding sequence ATGACCGACCCCACGACCTTTGGTGCGCGTCTTCGCGCCCACCGCGAACGTGCAGGGAAAACGCGTCCAGTTCTCGGTGGACTCGTCGGCCGCAGCGCCGAATGGGTCAAAGCCCTGGAGAATGGCCGTCTCCTCCCGCCCCGCCTACCTATGCTGCTCCGCCTGGCCGATGTGCTCGACATCTCCGACCTGGCGGAGCTGACCGGCGATCAGTCCCTGCCGGTGGCATCGGTAACCCGCGCTGGCCACCCCGATGTCGACAACGTCGCCGCCGCCATGCAGCGCACTGCCGTGCCGGCCGGCGATCCGACGCCCGTCGACGTGCTGCGCGGCCTGGTCGACCAGGCGTGGGCGCTGTGGCACCGGTCGACCGTCGAGCGTACGGCGGTCGCCGCGGTGCTTCCCGGGCTGCTGGCTGATGCGCAACGCAGCGCCCGCAGGCTGGACGGCCTGGCCCGCCGGCAGGCGCTGGTCGAGTTGGCGCGCGTCTACCACCTTGCGCAGTTGTACATGGCCCATCAGCCGTATTCGGAGTTGGTGTGGCTCGCCGCTGACCGGGCGATGCTCGCCGCTCAGGACGCAGACGACCCCGCTGTCATCGCCGTAGCCGCCTGGTACTACGCCCACGTCTACCGCGGAGCGAACCAGGTCGACGCCGCCGAGCAGGTGCTCGTCGACGCCGCGGGCCTGGTTGACCCGGCTGCGGGTGGTGAGCAGTTGGCGCGGTGGGGGCAGGCGCAGCTCGGCATCGCGCTCGGGCACAGCAAGGCCGGGCGGGCCGGGAAGGCATGGCGCGCGTGGGACGCCGCCGAGGAGGCGGCGAGCCGGCTCGGCAGCGGGTACGCCCACCCCTGGCTGATGTTCGGGCCAGCCGCCTGCGCGGCGTACGCGGTCACCATCGAGACGGACCTGTGTCGAGCTGGTGAGGCCGTCCGGCGGGCCGACACAGCTGACTATCGGGCGCTGCCGTCGCACACCCGTCGGGCTGGCGCCCTGATCGAGGCCGCTCGGGCGCACATGCTGCACCGAGGCGAGGTCGCGGTGGTGCATCTGCTCGGACGGGCGCTGCGAGAGAGCGTGGACACGGTGCGGCACCATCCGTACGCCCGCACGTTCGCTCTGGAGCTGTCGAACCGGCCGGGCACGGTCGGGGAGGACGCGCGGGAGCTCGCTCTCGCGATTGGGGTGATGGGGTAG
- a CDS encoding DinB family protein: MDWNAELVDQLEWHWQHQLRPRLDGLTDDEYFWQPVLGAWTLSRRGQSSAPLSVGAGEFTLDYASPPHDRAPITTIAWRLAHLIDVFGPPTAPHFDGSLAGHRAVAYPGTAEAALRQLDDGHDAWIRDVRHLGAAGLAQPQGAISPPEYADAPMAKLILHVHREVIHHGAEISLLRDLYLWKGSRGHL, encoded by the coding sequence GTGGACTGGAACGCAGAGCTGGTCGACCAACTTGAGTGGCACTGGCAGCATCAGCTTCGGCCACGGCTTGACGGGCTGACCGATGACGAGTACTTCTGGCAGCCGGTCCTGGGCGCCTGGACCCTCAGCCGGCGCGGCCAGAGTTCTGCGCCGTTGTCGGTCGGCGCAGGCGAATTCACCTTGGACTACGCCAGCCCGCCACACGACCGCGCGCCGATCACCACGATCGCCTGGCGGCTGGCGCACCTCATCGACGTGTTCGGACCACCGACCGCACCCCACTTCGATGGCTCGCTTGCCGGTCACCGGGCCGTCGCCTACCCGGGCACCGCCGAGGCAGCACTGCGGCAGCTCGACGACGGGCACGATGCGTGGATCCGCGATGTCCGCCACCTCGGCGCAGCCGGATTAGCTCAGCCGCAAGGCGCCATCTCACCGCCGGAGTACGCGGATGCACCGATGGCGAAGCTCATCCTGCACGTACACCGCGAGGTCATTCACCACGGCGCCGAGATATCCCTGCTGCGGGACCTCTATCTATGGAAAGGCAGCCGAGGTCACCTATGA
- a CDS encoding helix-turn-helix domain-containing protein, whose protein sequence is MSLEAIVWALHDAPDVPPSCLAVLLGLANHAHSDGRGAHPSQERLAHYARKSVRSVRNDLAELQRRGLIRRGDQRHTAFVPLDRRPIVWDLAIERRRTVPTAPTPEIAVEAERSEAGFRGSPEQPEADFRSSSEKAEAGCPPQRERPEADFPTTGSVLPNGRKHASYKPSLTIKEPRARRRPRRSVDRHCPRHRGSPAHNCGPCRSEALAGPE, encoded by the coding sequence ATGAGCTTGGAAGCGATCGTGTGGGCGCTCCACGACGCCCCCGACGTGCCGCCATCGTGCCTGGCCGTCCTACTCGGCCTTGCTAACCACGCCCACAGCGACGGACGCGGTGCCCACCCGTCCCAGGAACGCCTCGCCCATTACGCCCGCAAGTCGGTGCGGTCGGTCCGCAACGACCTGGCCGAACTGCAACGCCGCGGCTTGATCCGCCGTGGCGACCAGCGGCACACCGCCTTCGTCCCGCTCGACCGGCGCCCGATCGTCTGGGATCTGGCAATCGAGCGGCGCCGCACCGTGCCAACTGCCCCAACACCCGAGATTGCGGTTGAGGCGGAACGGTCGGAAGCAGGCTTCCGGGGTTCCCCTGAACAGCCGGAAGCAGACTTCCGGTCGTCATCCGAGAAGGCGGAAGCTGGCTGCCCCCCGCAACGGGAACGGCCGGAAGCAGACTTCCCAACGACAGGAAGTGTGCTACCAAACGGCCGGAAGCACGCTTCCTACAAACCGTCCTTAACCATTAAAGAACCACGCGCGCGCCGGCGCCCGAGGCGCTCCGTCGACCGGCACTGCCCCCGCCACCGGGGATCCCCGGCGCACAACTGCGGCCCGTGCCGAAGCGAAGCGCTCGCGGGCCCCGAATGA
- a CDS encoding transposase, which translates to MAETRRQFDPEFRAGAVRIVRETGKSIAQVARDLGINDGTLANWVKKDRETRGEAAAGQLSEDERAELARLRRENAELAMERDVLKRSVVLWVKEATGR; encoded by the coding sequence ATGGCTGAGACGAGACGCCAGTTCGATCCGGAGTTCCGGGCGGGCGCGGTGCGCATCGTGCGGGAGACCGGGAAGTCGATCGCGCAGGTCGCGCGTGACCTGGGGATCAACGACGGCACCCTTGCCAACTGGGTGAAGAAGGACCGCGAGACTCGCGGTGAGGCCGCTGCCGGGCAGTTGTCGGAGGACGAGCGGGCGGAGCTGGCCCGGCTGCGGCGGGAGAACGCGGAGCTGGCGATGGAGCGTGATGTCCTCAAGCGATCCGTGGTCCTGTGGGTCAAGGAAGCGACGGGCCGGTGA
- a CDS encoding helix-turn-helix domain-containing protein, translating into MSSADRLLSPAVIGALTYWPGIVHAVAPTPVDLGVLPPLFNELLDEWPWWDRAWRVTRVEPARPREIARDEPRAVSRFTEVTVPGTVSRDAGDTLPLSARVRFSDDRLIRFQAKVGDVVIGPGSAAAGVPEPHPFGSVLARLMDLRGISVKEMAVRCARSMSTINMVRSGGWNPHQILVAELAEALEMSEKDLLAITGLDVHS; encoded by the coding sequence GTGAGTTCGGCAGACCGGCTGTTAAGTCCCGCTGTGATCGGGGCGTTGACGTACTGGCCAGGCATCGTTCACGCGGTGGCGCCGACGCCGGTGGACCTCGGGGTCCTGCCGCCGTTGTTCAACGAGCTGCTCGACGAGTGGCCCTGGTGGGACCGCGCCTGGCGGGTGACCCGGGTGGAGCCCGCCCGTCCGCGTGAGATCGCCCGGGACGAACCGCGTGCCGTTTCGAGGTTCACCGAGGTGACCGTGCCTGGCACGGTCAGCCGCGATGCCGGGGACACGTTGCCGTTGTCCGCGCGGGTCCGGTTCAGCGATGACCGGCTGATCCGATTCCAGGCGAAGGTAGGCGACGTCGTCATCGGGCCGGGATCCGCCGCGGCAGGCGTGCCCGAGCCGCACCCTTTCGGTTCAGTGCTCGCCAGGCTGATGGATCTGCGTGGGATCTCGGTCAAGGAGATGGCCGTACGGTGCGCCCGGTCGATGTCGACGATCAACATGGTGCGTAGCGGTGGCTGGAATCCGCACCAGATCCTGGTCGCGGAACTGGCCGAAGCACTGGAGATGTCCGAGAAAGATCTGCTCGCCATCACCGGGCTTGACGTTCACTCCTGA
- a CDS encoding tyrosine-type recombinase/integrase has protein sequence MRVRGKGAKVVLVPLPPAVARAIDQAVDDRTTGPILRNTLGARMDRHVATRRLKHLAASAGIRMPRMHPHMLRHTFVTTMLDAGVSLCDVQIAARHADPRTTMRYDRARKNLDRHPNYILAAYMASGT, from the coding sequence GTGCGCGTGCGCGGCAAGGGTGCCAAGGTTGTGCTCGTCCCGCTGCCACCCGCGGTGGCCCGAGCCATCGACCAGGCCGTCGACGACCGCACCACCGGGCCGATCCTTCGAAACACCCTCGGGGCGCGGATGGACCGACACGTGGCAACCCGCCGACTCAAGCACCTGGCGGCCAGCGCCGGGATACGGATGCCAAGGATGCACCCGCACATGCTGCGCCACACCTTCGTCACAACCATGCTCGACGCTGGCGTCAGCCTGTGCGACGTACAGATCGCCGCTCGTCACGCCGACCCTCGCACCACCATGCGCTACGACCGCGCCCGCAAGAACCTCGACCGGCACCCCAACTACATCCTCGCCGCCTACATGGCCTCTGGAACGTAG
- a CDS encoding phage integrase N-terminal SAM-like domain-containing protein, producing the protein MAAFPAPASGVVPTDQLVLRAAVSAFLGRYRGQTRVHTESDLRIFLRWCTDHDLDPLASARADVERYVRWLQDVRRYQPSTVSRRLSVVVGFYRVCVIDAILDHSPADYVRRPTVPAESPTLGLGHLQFEALITTARLSTNPNDFALVALLGLLGLRIFEACGASIADLGEGSCPLVLDT; encoded by the coding sequence ATGGCTGCCTTTCCTGCTCCCGCTTCCGGCGTCGTACCTACCGATCAGCTTGTTTTGCGCGCCGCGGTGTCCGCCTTCCTGGGCCGCTACCGCGGCCAGACTCGCGTCCATACCGAGTCCGACCTGCGAATCTTCCTACGCTGGTGCACCGACCATGACCTCGACCCGCTGGCTTCGGCACGGGCAGACGTCGAGCGGTACGTACGCTGGCTGCAGGACGTACGCCGGTACCAGCCCTCGACGGTCTCGCGCCGCCTGTCCGTCGTCGTCGGGTTCTATCGGGTCTGCGTCATCGACGCCATCTTGGACCACTCGCCGGCCGACTACGTCCGCCGGCCGACGGTGCCGGCCGAATCGCCAACCCTCGGCCTGGGTCACCTGCAGTTCGAGGCACTGATCACTACCGCTCGACTGTCGACCAACCCGAACGACTTCGCCCTGGTCGCGCTTCTGGGCCTGCTCGGTCTGCGGATCTTCGAAGCCTGCGGGGCCAGCATCGCCGACCTGGGCGAGGGGAGTTGCCCCCTGGTCCTGGACACTTGA
- a CDS encoding IS3 family transposase, translating to MPHAIACRALGVSESWFYKWRDRPPTPRDDRRARLAAAVTKVFDDSGGTYGSPRIGIELREQGWQVSDNTIAQLMAEFGLAARIKRRRRSLTRQGKRPAAPDLVKRVFTAPAPDVAWCGDMTEIRTDEGKLYLATVIDLYSRRILGYAMGAHHDAGLVVAALNMAAVTRGGRVEGVIFHSDRGSEYTSADFARACARWKVRQSMGRVGSCFDNAVAEATFSTIKVEYVHRRHFRTRTEARLKIATWITDFYNQRRRHSVCDWRSPIDYERSETRALEAQAA from the coding sequence GTGCCGCACGCGATCGCCTGCCGGGCCCTCGGAGTGTCCGAGTCGTGGTTCTACAAATGGCGCGACCGGCCGCCAACGCCCCGCGATGATCGGCGTGCCCGGCTGGCAGCCGCGGTCACGAAGGTCTTCGACGACTCGGGCGGCACCTACGGCAGCCCGCGCATCGGGATCGAGCTGCGCGAGCAGGGCTGGCAGGTCTCCGACAACACGATCGCGCAGCTCATGGCCGAGTTCGGCCTGGCCGCCCGTATCAAGCGCCGCCGGCGCAGCCTGACCCGCCAGGGCAAACGTCCGGCCGCACCGGACCTGGTCAAGCGGGTGTTCACCGCGCCGGCGCCGGATGTCGCCTGGTGCGGCGACATGACCGAGATCCGCACCGACGAGGGCAAGCTCTATCTGGCCACTGTCATCGACCTGTACTCGCGCCGGATCCTCGGCTACGCGATGGGCGCCCACCACGACGCCGGGCTGGTCGTCGCAGCGCTGAACATGGCCGCCGTCACCCGCGGCGGCCGCGTGGAAGGGGTGATCTTTCACAGCGACAGGGGCAGCGAGTACACCTCGGCCGACTTTGCCCGGGCCTGCGCCCGATGGAAGGTACGCCAGTCGATGGGCCGGGTCGGGTCCTGCTTCGACAACGCCGTCGCCGAGGCCACCTTCTCCACCATCAAGGTCGAGTACGTCCACCGCCGCCACTTCCGCACCCGCACCGAAGCCCGCCTGAAGATCGCCACCTGGATCACCGACTTCTACAACCAGCGCCGCCGGCACTCCGTCTGCGACTGGCGCTCACCCATCGACTACGAACGATCAGAGACCCGCGCCCTGGAGGCCCAGGCCGCATAA
- a CDS encoding transposase, whose translation MELLDHGLMAMGRKSSVAAPKKYPDELRQRAVRLYRESDPKPVIRRLAEQLGVHHEALRNWIRQAEADAGERHDRPTSEMAEENRRLRKEVAELRRANEILKAASAYFAAELDPTRRRS comes from the coding sequence ATGGAGCTTCTCGATCATGGTCTGATGGCCATGGGGAGGAAGTCGTCCGTGGCAGCACCGAAGAAGTACCCCGACGAGCTACGCCAGCGCGCTGTGCGCTTGTATCGCGAGTCGGACCCGAAGCCCGTGATCCGGCGCCTGGCCGAGCAGCTCGGCGTGCATCACGAGGCGTTGCGGAACTGGATCAGGCAGGCCGAGGCCGACGCGGGCGAGCGTCACGACCGGCCCACCAGCGAGATGGCCGAGGAGAACCGCCGGCTGCGCAAAGAAGTCGCCGAGCTGCGGCGGGCGAACGAGATCCTGAAAGCGGCGAGCGCGTATTTCGCGGCGGAGCTCGACCCGACCCGGCGGCGGTCATGA
- a CDS encoding DUF932 domain-containing protein, protein MPARRAGASACPRRCPRPTPTACRNPATCARQLDWEQLQYIAGQLWPLTDDDGESAYLKKMARERSLRHLFDEADTQAAIRGTAWAGYQAITEWLDHEQPARSAHHRAHKVLSDGAAAAIKRRAFTLLSA, encoded by the coding sequence CTGCCAGCACGCCGTGCGGGCGCATCCGCCTGCCCTCGGCGCTGCCCGCGCCCCACCCCAACTGCCTGCCGCAATCCAGCGACGTGCGCGAGGCAGCTGGACTGGGAGCAGCTTCAGTACATCGCCGGACAGCTGTGGCCCCTCACCGACGACGACGGCGAATCGGCCTACCTCAAGAAGATGGCCCGCGAACGGAGCCTGCGGCACCTGTTCGACGAAGCCGACACGCAAGCAGCCATCCGCGGCACCGCCTGGGCCGGCTACCAGGCCATCACCGAGTGGCTTGACCACGAGCAACCCGCCCGCAGCGCCCACCACCGCGCCCACAAGGTCCTCTCCGACGGCGCCGCCGCGGCGATCAAACGGCGCGCCTTCACGCTCCTGTCCGCCTGA
- a CDS encoding transposase: MGDIRRFHTAAHFASWNGTAPLEASSGDQRRHRLSRAGNRRINRVLHIMAVVQLRHDTPGRAYYRRRLAEGKTTMEALRALKRHLSDVVYKRMLHNARTSGAGETGPGGHSGATLQSSADGLIPTAASSDKSQPGPATQQPRTKPAMTP; this comes from the coding sequence ATCGGCGACATCCGCCGGTTCCACACCGCCGCGCACTTCGCGTCCTGGAACGGCACCGCCCCGCTCGAGGCGTCCTCCGGCGACCAGCGCCGCCACCGGCTCTCCCGCGCCGGCAACCGGCGCATCAACCGGGTCCTGCACATCATGGCCGTCGTCCAACTACGCCACGACACGCCCGGCCGCGCCTACTACCGGCGCCGCCTCGCCGAAGGCAAAACAACGATGGAGGCGCTCCGCGCCCTCAAACGCCACCTGTCCGACGTCGTCTACAAGCGGATGCTGCACAACGCCAGAACCAGCGGAGCTGGGGAAACGGGCCCGGGAGGACACTCGGGAGCGACTCTGCAATCCAGCGCGGACGGCCTGATCCCGACAGCCGCCTCTTCGGACAAGTCACAACCCGGACCCGCCACCCAACAGCCTAGAACAAAACCTGCCATGACCCCTTGA
- a CDS encoding putative signal transducing protein, giving the protein MTNRTVPVASVSSRAEGDIVAGLLQSEGIDAWVTADDAGGELGSLQLEGVRVLVAPADEARARHILANSPS; this is encoded by the coding sequence GTGACCAACCGGACGGTGCCCGTGGCCAGCGTCTCGAGCCGCGCCGAGGGCGACATTGTGGCGGGCTTGCTGCAGAGCGAGGGCATCGACGCCTGGGTCACCGCCGACGACGCGGGTGGCGAACTGGGCTCACTCCAGTTAGAGGGAGTGCGCGTGCTGGTCGCGCCGGCCGACGAAGCCCGGGCACGGCACATTTTGGCGAACTCGCCGTCCTAA
- a CDS encoding Imm32 family immunity protein translates to MNDYRLCRLSTCDGELELAGPPAALRALARLLREPWERVEAQVSGGVVVQERTAGPLTVSLRGEATLHLSGGHRYLDILWDALDGVAEQAEKR, encoded by the coding sequence GTGAACGATTACCGGCTGTGCCGTCTTTCGACGTGTGACGGCGAACTAGAGCTTGCCGGACCGCCGGCTGCTCTTCGTGCCCTTGCCCGGCTGCTCCGCGAGCCTTGGGAGCGGGTGGAAGCTCAGGTTTCGGGCGGAGTTGTCGTTCAGGAGCGGACAGCAGGACCGCTGACCGTCAGCCTTCGAGGCGAAGCAACGCTGCATCTTTCCGGCGGTCATCGGTATCTCGACATCCTTTGGGACGCCCTCGACGGTGTGGCTGAGCAAGCCGAAAAGCGCTGA
- a CDS encoding integrase, whose amino-acid sequence MSVHTTATRSAARVTGKYLGWHPLTGKIDREVTHVRTRLRQLRIDARTFVWRAEIHHVQGSGDCHRCIRLRVWGAGRTSQALQADLLSVAWPAPWGACATDGAYPASADVRAVISYALKHGWQPERRGGTFVLAEHEHAAGFTLPDFLLTDRLCTPESADPTLRVIRAYERRHRE is encoded by the coding sequence ATGAGCGTGCACACCACGGCGACCCGATCGGCGGCACGTGTCACGGGCAAGTACCTTGGCTGGCATCCATTGACCGGAAAGATCGACCGCGAGGTGACCCACGTGCGGACTCGACTGCGGCAGCTGCGAATCGACGCGCGGACCTTCGTGTGGCGCGCGGAGATTCATCACGTGCAGGGCAGCGGTGATTGCCACCGGTGCATTCGCTTGCGGGTCTGGGGCGCTGGAAGGACGAGCCAGGCACTCCAGGCGGATCTGCTGTCGGTCGCCTGGCCGGCACCGTGGGGAGCATGCGCGACCGACGGCGCCTATCCGGCATCGGCCGACGTTCGAGCCGTCATCAGCTACGCGCTGAAGCATGGATGGCAGCCTGAGAGGCGGGGCGGAACGTTCGTGCTGGCCGAGCACGAGCATGCAGCCGGGTTCACCTTGCCTGATTTCCTTCTGACCGATCGGCTGTGTACACCAGAGAGCGCGGATCCCACGCTTCGAGTGATCCGCGCCTACGAACGTCGCCATCGAGAATGA
- a CDS encoding transposase: protein MQAIPGVGPVLAAVFVAEIGEVDRFPGPAQLASWAGLTPRHRESDLVVHRGRITKQGSTLVRWAAVEAAHGVPHAAGWLTSTRARVAERRGRNIATVAVARKLLTLVYYGLRDGHIRALAPARAAA from the coding sequence GCCATCCCTGGTGTCGGCCCGGTCCTGGCGGCGGTGTTCGTCGCCGAGATCGGCGAGGTCGACCGGTTCCCCGGCCCGGCGCAACTCGCCTCGTGGGCCGGACTGACCCCACGCCACCGCGAGTCCGACCTCGTCGTGCACCGGGGACGGATCACCAAGCAGGGCTCCACCCTCGTGCGGTGGGCCGCCGTCGAGGCCGCCCACGGCGTCCCACACGCCGCCGGCTGGTTGACCTCCACCCGCGCCCGCGTCGCTGAGCGACGCGGACGCAACATCGCCACCGTCGCGGTGGCCCGCAAGCTGCTCACCCTCGTCTACTACGGCCTGCGCGACGGGCACATCCGCGCCCTCGCACCGGCCCGAGCGGCGGCGTGA
- a CDS encoding GGDEF domain-containing protein, translating into MSTIAMAGLAAALGFLLGAATTRPALRRLRRELAAAVQQAHHDPLTGLPNRTGATRLFIRFAEAGRSLTVTLIDLNDFKAVNDTYGHDAGDALLVAAADRLSHTAAHHGGVAARLAGDEFLLLLPADDHDHLHPPAAALVALTPPITVTGADGTRATLTPHASAGVTYFNGLDGTLAGHLRQADIALYHAKQRRDHIANYHPGMHMPPPIQRRRRLRDHQAHRTVTRRQVQS; encoded by the coding sequence GTGTCCACCATCGCCATGGCTGGCCTTGCCGCCGCCCTCGGTTTCCTACTCGGCGCAGCGACCACGCGGCCCGCACTGCGCCGGCTGCGCCGCGAGCTCGCCGCCGCCGTCCAGCAGGCCCACCACGACCCGCTCACCGGACTGCCCAACCGCACCGGCGCCACCCGACTGTTCATCCGGTTCGCCGAGGCCGGGCGCAGCCTGACCGTGACGCTGATCGACCTCAACGACTTCAAAGCCGTCAACGACACCTACGGTCACGACGCCGGCGACGCCCTCCTCGTCGCTGCCGCCGACCGCCTGTCGCACACCGCGGCGCATCACGGCGGCGTCGCCGCCCGCCTCGCCGGCGACGAATTCCTGCTGCTCCTGCCCGCCGACGACCACGACCACCTCCATCCGCCCGCCGCCGCGCTCGTCGCCCTCACGCCCCCGATCACCGTCACCGGCGCCGACGGCACCCGCGCCACCCTCACCCCGCACGCCAGCGCCGGCGTCACCTACTTCAACGGCCTCGACGGCACCCTCGCCGGCCACCTGCGTCAAGCCGACATCGCCCTCTACCACGCCAAGCAGCGCCGCGACCACATCGCCAACTACCACCCCGGAATGCACATGCCCCCGCCGATACAACGTCGCCGACGGCTACGCGACCACCAGGCCCACCGGACGGTGACCCGACGGCAGGTGCAGTCTTGA
- a CDS encoding IS3 family transposase codes for MHRQLRRDGIRVGRKRVERLMAQQGWQGAFLRRGWRGGSTKQDPRATPAPDLVNRQFTATGPHRLWVADATRIPCGEGVFWLAAVRDAFSRRIVGWKTSDRCDTDLILAALEYGIWSRDVRDGQLIHHSDRGSNYTSFRFAERLQDNGILPSMGSVGDSYDNALMENFWSTLKIELVYRTSWRTRDEAENAIFAYIDGWYNTRRIQKELGYLSPDEHETAWHARQKEPAEPTITTPAPAGSR; via the coding sequence GTGCACCGGCAGCTACGCCGCGACGGCATCCGCGTGGGCCGCAAGCGGGTGGAGCGGCTGATGGCGCAGCAGGGCTGGCAGGGTGCGTTCCTGCGCCGAGGCTGGCGCGGCGGCTCCACGAAGCAGGACCCGCGGGCGACGCCGGCGCCGGATCTGGTCAACCGTCAGTTCACCGCAACCGGGCCGCACCGGCTCTGGGTCGCCGACGCCACCCGCATCCCATGCGGCGAAGGCGTGTTCTGGCTGGCAGCGGTCCGCGACGCCTTCTCCCGCCGGATCGTCGGATGGAAGACCTCCGACCGCTGCGACACCGACCTCATCCTCGCCGCACTCGAATACGGCATCTGGTCCCGCGACGTCCGCGACGGCCAGTTGATCCACCACAGCGACAGGGGGTCCAACTACACGTCCTTCCGCTTCGCTGAACGCTTGCAGGACAACGGAATCCTGCCCTCGATGGGCTCCGTCGGCGACTCGTACGACAACGCGCTCATGGAGAACTTCTGGTCGACGCTGAAGATCGAACTCGTCTACCGCACGAGCTGGCGCACCCGCGACGAGGCCGAGAACGCGATCTTCGCCTACATCGACGGCTGGTACAACACCCGCCGCATCCAAAAGGAACTGGGCTACCTCAGCCCCGACGAGCACGAAACCGCCTGGCACGCCCGCCAGAAGGAACCAGCCGAACCAACTATCACTACCCCTGCACCAGCCGGCAGCAGGTAA